The Alicyclobacillus macrosporangiidus CPP55 genome segment TTGGGCGACCTCGCGGCCGCCGAGCGGTGTGCGGCCCTGGCCTTTGCCCTCGATCCCTGCGATGCCGAGGCCGCCTGCGTACTCGCCGCCGTCCAGTTCGCCCGCAACCACATCACCGACGCGGAAAACACCTGCCGCCAGGCGCTGTCCTATCACCCCCGACATGCGGATCTCATGCTGCTCACGGCGCACCTCCATCGGGTCAAGGGGGAGTGGGACGCGTGTGCACGGGCCTGCCAGGCGGTGATCCGCGCCCATCCAGATGCGGGTTCGGCCTGGTCGTTGTTGGCATGGGTCAGGCTCCAGCAGGGAAAGACGGACGAAGCCCAGGCGTTGCTGCAGAAGCGGCTCGCCGCCTGCCGCGAGGACGCCGCGGCCATGGTGCAGCTCGGCGTGGTGCTGCTCCTGGCGGGCGATCTGGATCGGGCCGAACGGGTGTTGACCCGCTGTCTCGCCAAGTACCCCAACAAATCCCTCGTCTGGATAGCCCTCGGCAAGGTCAGCCTGGAACGGGGCGAGCCACGTAAGGCGCATACCCGGTTCCTGCGCGCCGCCAAAGACACCCGGCCGGCAGTGCGCAGGCTGGCCCTGTACTGGTACGGGCGGGCCATGCTGGACGCGGGTTGCCCCGAGCAGGCGGAACGGTATCTGAAGGCGGCTGCCGCCTGGGGAGCGCCGAATGCCGCCATCCTCTCCGCGCTGGCGGAGACGGCGGAACGGCTCGGCCGCCCGCTCGAGGCGGAAAAGTGGCAGGACCGCGCCCGCCAGCTGAAATCCCCGGACCCCTCCTGACATCGCCGCCATCCGTCGCCGTGTCTGGTACAATGGGAAGGACATTGGACGGACACGCGGGGGAGGCGGATGGGTGAAGGTCATCGTCGTTCACCTGGACACCCGGCACGACGCTTCCATACCCTGGCTGGACGCCGCATGCTGGCAGGACGGGGTGTGGGCATACACCCTGCAACGGACCACGCCCCCATGCGGGCGCGGGGCGCAACGGGGTGAGGGCACGGCGGATGCGGCCTGGGCGGCCTTCGCCGAACATCTGGCCGAGGCCACACTGGCCTTCGAGAGCACGGCCACGCTGGAGCGGTTGGCGGAGATCTCCGGTGGAGCGGTGCTGTGGCCCGACGCCGCCGACGTCCTGGATCTCACCCAGATGGCGCGAATTCTGGCCCCGGAGTGGGTCTCCGGCGTGCCCCTGCAGGCGGCAGAAGACGCGGTGGACGCCGCGCCGGACAACCCGGTCCGCCGGATGTGGGACGCGTTGATCGACCGAGCCCTGCGACTGCCGGCACACACCCTCCAGCAGATGGCGCACATCGCGACGTTTCTGTCCAGGCCGTTGGCGGAGTGGTTCCAATGGGCCGCCGAACGGCGCCAGGCGCAGGCAGGCTTGGCCTTGCCGGAAGGCTGCCGGCAGATTCAGTCCCTGGTGTTTCGCGACGATCCCGCCGCGGCGCTGGCCGAGTCCGGCGAGTCCGTGGCGGACGCGCCGGACGGATCCGCTGCGGGGGCGGACGGGGAGGAGGAGGCGTGGCCCTTGGCCGAGGATCTGCTGGGACCTGAGGGCCCGTTCGCACGCCGCCTCCCTGGGTTTCAGGTCCGGGAGGGACAGCTGGAGATGGCGCGCGCCGTGCGCGAGGCGCTGGACGCGGACGCGCATTTGATGGTGGAGGCCGGGACAGGTACCGGAAAGTCCCTCGCCTACCTCGTGCCCGCGGCCCTGTACGCCCTCTCCCGCAACACCCGCGTGGTGGTCTCGACGCACACCATCGCCCTGCAGGATCAGATTGAACACCGGGACTTTCCGTTGCTGCGCAGCGTGATCGAACACCCGTTGGAGCTGGCGGTGCTCAAGGGACGGACGCACTACGTCTGCATGCGCAAGCTCCAGCAGGAGGTCCACACCGCCAACTTGGCGACCGACCCAGGCGAGCTGGAAGTGTACCTGCGGCTGCTGGCCTGGTTGGTGGAGACGGAGACCGGGGACCGGGAGGAGCTGCCGGTGCACGGCCGGATGCACGAGGTGTGGTCGCGCGTGCAGAGCGAAACCGAGACGTGCATCGGCAAACGGTGCCCGTTTTTCAAACCTTGTTACTACTTCCGTGCCCGCGGCCGGGCGTATCAAGCGGATGTGGTCATCGCCAACCATTCGCTGGTGTTCTCCGATCTGAAGGCGGAACGCCGGGTGCTTCCGCGCTATGACAAGCTGATTGTCGACGAGGCCCACCACTTGGAGGAGGAGGCCACCCGCCATCTCGGGGATGAGGTGCATTGGGGCGCCATCGCGGCGATGATGCAACGTTTGGCGCGCGAAGGCGGCCGGAGCGGCATCATCCCGGAATTGATCCATCGTCTGCAGGGGGCGGAGACGTCGGCGCAGCGGGCAGCGGGTCCCTTGGAGAACCTGCTCGAGCGGCTCGGGGACGTCCGCAGAACCGTCGAGGCGGCTTTCACGGCACTGGCGGCCTTGATGCCGCAGGGTCAATCGGAGCTTCGCCTGACGCCGGCGGTGCAGTCGTCGACGGCATGGCAGGCGTACCAGGCACAGACGCAGCAATTGGGCGACCAAATTCGGGAACTCGAGCGGATAGCCACGCGCCTTGAGGAAGTGGCCCAGGTGGACGATGCCGACCTCTCCGGGCGGCTGGTGGACGCCCGCGGCTTCCTGGTTGCACTGACGGATCAGCTCCGCGTGCTGATCGAGGGCGCCCATTTGTCGGACGAGGCCTGGGTCACCTGGGTGCAGGCCGGACCTCGGGAGGGGTCATCGTCCGGCCACCTGCGCATCAGTCTGCACCGCGCCCCCATCGACGTGGCGTCCATTCTCAAGGAGAACCTGTTCGACGCCACGCCGTCGGTGATCCTGACCTCGGCGACGCTGACCGTCGACGGGCAGTTCCACCACGCCGTCCGCCGCTTCGGCCTGGAGGGCGCACAACGGGAAGGGCGCCTGAGGACGCTGACGGTGGCCTCGCCGTTCTCCATGTCGCGCCAGGCGCTGTTGTGCGTGCCGACCGACGTCCCGGAGCTGGCCCGAATGGAACCGGAGGAAGCGGCGCCCTGGGTGGGAGAATCCATCGTCCAACTCGCCCGGGTCAGCGGCGGGCGCCTGTTGGCCCTGTTCACCAGCCACGCGCTGCTGCGGGCGACCGCCGAGCGGGCGCGGTCCGCGCTCGCGCCGCACGGGATCGTCGTGTATGCCCAGGGCATTGACGGGGGACGCACCCAACTGCTCGACGCCTTCCGGAAAAATCCGCATTCGGTCCTGTTCGGCACGCAATCGTTCTGGGAGGGCATCGACCTGCCGGGCGATCAACTGGTGGCCCTGGTCATCGTGCGGCTGCCCTTCTCGCCGCCGTCACATCCCGTGCACCAGGCGCGCTGCGAGCGTTTGGAGGCCCAAGGCCTCAATCCCTTCGCATTCCACAGCTTGCCCGACGCGGTCGTCCGGTTCCGGCAGGGAGTGGGGCGCCTGATCCGCACCGTGGACGATCGCGGTGTCGTCGTCGTATTCGACAAGCGCATCATCACGCACGCGTACGGCCGCACATTCATTCGGTCCATCCCCGGGCTGCGCGCCGTCACCGGACGGGAGCGGGACGTCCTCGCCCGTGCGGCCGCCTTTCTGCGCGGCCAGAGGACCCCGGGCTGAGCCGGTCCGGCGTATCGTGTCGCCCCGACCCGGTCAAGGGACAGATCGGCCGCATGAACCCCTCGCGCTTGCCCACACTACAGCGTGAGCGGACGCGAGGAGGTGCCCCCATGCACACCATGTGGAAAGGTTCCATCAGCTTTGGCTTGGTCAACGTCCCCGTGCGCATGTTTGCGGCCACGGAGTCGAAGGACGTGAAGTTCCGCTATCTGCACAAGGCATGCAAGACCCCGATTGAATACCAACGCACCTGCCCCACGTGCAACCGGCCCGTGCCGTGGGAGGAGATCGTGCGCGGATTTGAATATGAGCCGAACCGGTTCGTCGTGCTCGACGACGAAGACCTGCAGGCCCTGAAAAAGGAGCGCTCCCAGACCATTGACATCGTCGACTTCGTGGAATTGACCGAGATCGACCCCGTCTACTTCGACAGGACGTACTACCTGGCTCCGGAGTCGTCTGGTGTCAAGGCCTACCGGTTGCTGGAGAGGGCGATGCGGGAGACGGGAAAGATCGCCATTGCACGGACGGTGCTGCGGAACCGCGAGACCTTGGCCTGCGTCCGCGTCCATCAGGGCGTCATCCTGATGGAAACCCTGTTCTGGCCGGACGAGGTGCGCTCGACCGAGGAACTGCCGAACCTGCACGCCGAAGCCGCGCTGAGCGATCGCGAAGTGGAGATGGCAGTGACCCTGGTCAATCAGTTGTCGACCCGGTTCGAACCGGAGAAGTACGTCGATGAACACCGCAACGAGGTCATCGCCATGATTGAGCGCAAGATCGCCAACGAGGAAGTGGCGCAACCGGCGGTGACAGGACGCCGGACGGAGAACATCGTCGATCTGATGGAAGCCCTGCAGGAGAGCATCCGACAGACGAAGCCCAAGCGCCAAGCGCGGAAGAAGAAGACGTC includes the following:
- a CDS encoding Ku protein, whose amino-acid sequence is MHTMWKGSISFGLVNVPVRMFAATESKDVKFRYLHKACKTPIEYQRTCPTCNRPVPWEEIVRGFEYEPNRFVVLDDEDLQALKKERSQTIDIVDFVELTEIDPVYFDRTYYLAPESSGVKAYRLLERAMRETGKIAIARTVLRNRETLACVRVHQGVILMETLFWPDEVRSTEELPNLHAEAALSDREVEMAVTLVNQLSTRFEPEKYVDEHRNEVIAMIERKIANEEVAQPAVTGRRTENIVDLMEALQESIRQTKPKRQARKKKTS
- a CDS encoding tetratricopeptide repeat protein — encoded protein: MFDAGFALLFRAVDRIRKQLATADADLRRYLAEELYCLRQLGEQYIDHWMTLEEQIIDLIHTYDLPEPASPAEAPVAAAPVQAKASGPGTTVSRTAHAHRLPAPAEPAVRLAAGQGHKVDPPPAPAWAELGFDDAPPVSVQFRKGLGYFDLAMFRDAAAALEQVVQEAETPLARLYLAASYAAEGRSEDAMAQLEHLRKYVTDPLVACAMREIEAQIHLAAGRTELALQALARVTAALPKYPDAWFNLSLCYAKLGDLAAAERCAALAFALDPCDAEAACVLAAVQFARNHITDAENTCRQALSYHPRHADLMLLTAHLHRVKGEWDACARACQAVIRAHPDAGSAWSLLAWVRLQQGKTDEAQALLQKRLAACREDAAAMVQLGVVLLLAGDLDRAERVLTRCLAKYPNKSLVWIALGKVSLERGEPRKAHTRFLRAAKDTRPAVRRLALYWYGRAMLDAGCPEQAERYLKAAAAWGAPNAAILSALAETAERLGRPLEAEKWQDRARQLKSPDPS
- a CDS encoding ATP-dependent DNA helicase yields the protein MKVIVVHLDTRHDASIPWLDAACWQDGVWAYTLQRTTPPCGRGAQRGEGTADAAWAAFAEHLAEATLAFESTATLERLAEISGGAVLWPDAADVLDLTQMARILAPEWVSGVPLQAAEDAVDAAPDNPVRRMWDALIDRALRLPAHTLQQMAHIATFLSRPLAEWFQWAAERRQAQAGLALPEGCRQIQSLVFRDDPAAALAESGESVADAPDGSAAGADGEEEAWPLAEDLLGPEGPFARRLPGFQVREGQLEMARAVREALDADAHLMVEAGTGTGKSLAYLVPAALYALSRNTRVVVSTHTIALQDQIEHRDFPLLRSVIEHPLELAVLKGRTHYVCMRKLQQEVHTANLATDPGELEVYLRLLAWLVETETGDREELPVHGRMHEVWSRVQSETETCIGKRCPFFKPCYYFRARGRAYQADVVIANHSLVFSDLKAERRVLPRYDKLIVDEAHHLEEEATRHLGDEVHWGAIAAMMQRLAREGGRSGIIPELIHRLQGAETSAQRAAGPLENLLERLGDVRRTVEAAFTALAALMPQGQSELRLTPAVQSSTAWQAYQAQTQQLGDQIRELERIATRLEEVAQVDDADLSGRLVDARGFLVALTDQLRVLIEGAHLSDEAWVTWVQAGPREGSSSGHLRISLHRAPIDVASILKENLFDATPSVILTSATLTVDGQFHHAVRRFGLEGAQREGRLRTLTVASPFSMSRQALLCVPTDVPELARMEPEEAAPWVGESIVQLARVSGGRLLALFTSHALLRATAERARSALAPHGIVVYAQGIDGGRTQLLDAFRKNPHSVLFGTQSFWEGIDLPGDQLVALVIVRLPFSPPSHPVHQARCERLEAQGLNPFAFHSLPDAVVRFRQGVGRLIRTVDDRGVVVVFDKRIITHAYGRTFIRSIPGLRAVTGRERDVLARAAAFLRGQRTPG